From Leptospira fainei serovar Hurstbridge str. BUT 6, the proteins below share one genomic window:
- a CDS encoding response regulator transcription factor: MDENVETRVVNIGIVENDSGYREQIIKVLEVLPQVGMLSHWESAEAFLQDKKGRGLDIIFLDIMLPGMNGVELAAKLSEREPETSKIMLSNMNSDELIFKSLSYGAIGYILKSELKDIAEVIDTVLRGGAIITPTIAFRVLNNFKRNESSSEVKLTKKEKQILDEMVKGKTINRVAEFLGVSKYTIQHHVKNIYKKMNVHNRAELVRRAGDIGLLRNESGF, encoded by the coding sequence ATGGACGAGAATGTGGAAACAAGAGTCGTGAATATCGGGATCGTCGAAAACGATTCCGGTTATCGCGAGCAAATTATAAAGGTATTGGAAGTATTGCCGCAAGTGGGTATGCTTTCTCACTGGGAGTCCGCCGAAGCTTTTTTACAGGATAAGAAAGGGAGGGGATTAGATATAATATTTCTAGATATTATGCTCCCGGGAATGAACGGAGTCGAATTGGCGGCGAAACTTTCGGAAAGAGAACCCGAAACTAGTAAGATCATGTTAAGCAATATGAATTCGGACGAGCTTATTTTTAAATCCCTAAGTTATGGTGCGATCGGATATATCCTTAAATCCGAGTTGAAAGATATCGCGGAAGTCATCGATACCGTTCTGCGCGGCGGGGCCATTATCACGCCGACGATCGCATTTCGAGTTTTAAATAATTTCAAAAGGAATGAAAGTTCGAGCGAAGTAAAACTTACCAAGAAGGAAAAGCAGATCCTGGACGAGATGGTTAAGGGGAAAACGATTAACAGAGTAGCGGAATTTCTTGGAGTCAGTAAGTATACGATTCAGCATCATGTTAAGAATATATATAAAAAGATGAACGTACATAATCGAGCGGAACTAGTCAGAAGGGCCGGAGACATCGGTTTACTTAGAAATGAATCGGGCTTTTAA
- a CDS encoding LBL_2463 family protein, translated as MFAVEETEQETSPAGVSVYWQNESFECWKVAGFSQSPLIHRVKEFVRKANADVGNEDSEWRAFDLDPWSIWFIMTKGEEILSVMRVVEKKPNNLIPLEIGVIFGDLPRRYAVLDRNVADWNSVAFLRTPRGTYAAFVNFGCVADYCIKRNYSRVFGMYSPFRRGIERVYLAAGAVHSSDYPGPIYFPEFRCNGELVLFKTIEIPKKSLLEIAAFLTLNKAQACQLLHRIMSSH; from the coding sequence ATGTTTGCAGTAGAAGAAACAGAACAAGAAACCTCGCCGGCAGGCGTATCCGTTTATTGGCAGAATGAATCATTCGAATGTTGGAAGGTTGCGGGCTTTTCACAAAGTCCTCTTATCCACCGTGTAAAGGAGTTTGTTAGAAAAGCGAATGCGGATGTAGGCAATGAAGATTCGGAATGGAGAGCCTTCGATCTGGATCCTTGGTCGATTTGGTTTATTATGACTAAGGGAGAAGAAATTTTGTCCGTAATGCGGGTCGTAGAAAAAAAACCGAATAATTTAATTCCTTTAGAAATCGGAGTGATTTTCGGAGATTTGCCTAGACGATATGCCGTCTTGGATCGAAACGTAGCCGATTGGAACTCCGTCGCTTTTTTAAGAACTCCGCGAGGGACATATGCAGCTTTCGTTAATTTCGGATGCGTTGCTGATTATTGTATTAAACGAAATTACTCCCGGGTCTTCGGTATGTACAGTCCGTTTCGCCGAGGAATAGAACGTGTTTATTTAGCTGCCGGCGCCGTTCATAGCTCGGATTATCCGGGGCCTATTTATTTTCCTGAATTCCGTTGCAACGGAGAACTGGTACTTTTTAAAACAATCGAAATTCCCAAAAAAAGTTTGCTTGAAATCGCCGCATTTCTTACTTTAAATAAGGCGCAAGCATGTCAATTGTTGCATCGAATCATGTCGTCGCATTGA
- a CDS encoding LIC10906 family membrane protein, producing MSIVASNHVVALNLCAALFFVVLGALILVPKPRKAVQILFGVMTVFMGLWFSSFILREIVPYSWLNALLNLGLAASIPAPFLIYLISISYNAKSYRPNWKWLVPHLILVGFFLEESLRLNVLTLASGPGEHLRFSRTLVYSGILLHSLVLFLIAIFNFGRNAIRFRGKTRASSVLLLLGLLPPIVSVGWYIWIKPTHYGIFSGGQAAIGSILGIFIWTVAIVNCNAFKLRTFSMYEPDLPHFVRMTKPIYGFFYRLTDPMDYEVQDLARKRRLTMNLIAHDYRLGEAMDLPYRERVDILVKIFGKHLK from the coding sequence ATGTCAATTGTTGCATCGAATCATGTCGTCGCATTGAATCTTTGTGCGGCTCTTTTTTTCGTAGTCTTAGGAGCGTTGATACTCGTTCCTAAGCCGCGGAAAGCCGTACAGATTCTGTTTGGCGTAATGACGGTATTTATGGGGCTTTGGTTTTCCTCATTTATACTTAGGGAAATCGTTCCTTATTCTTGGTTAAATGCCTTATTAAATCTGGGCCTGGCTGCGAGTATACCCGCTCCATTTCTTATTTATTTAATTTCGATATCGTACAATGCGAAATCGTATCGTCCGAACTGGAAATGGTTGGTTCCTCACCTAATCCTTGTCGGTTTCTTTTTGGAAGAAAGCCTCCGATTAAACGTCTTAACACTGGCTTCCGGTCCGGGAGAACACCTTCGATTTTCGAGGACGCTCGTCTATTCCGGAATTCTTCTGCACTCTTTAGTGCTTTTCCTGATCGCAATTTTTAATTTTGGAAGGAATGCGATCCGCTTCAGGGGGAAAACGAGAGCGAGTTCGGTTTTATTGCTATTAGGACTTTTGCCTCCGATCGTTTCCGTTGGTTGGTATATTTGGATCAAGCCGACTCATTATGGAATTTTTTCCGGAGGGCAGGCTGCGATAGGATCTATTTTAGGTATTTTTATTTGGACGGTAGCGATCGTAAATTGCAACGCCTTTAAGCTTAGAACTTTCTCGATGTATGAGCCCGATCTTCCGCATTTTGTAAGGATGACCAAGCCGATTTATGGATTCTTTTATCGTCTGACGGATCCTATGGATTATGAAGTTCAAGATTTAGCGAGGAAGAGGCGTTTGACCATGAATTTGATCGCGCACGATTATCGGTTAGGCGAGGCTATGGATCTACCTTACAGGGAAAGGGTCGATATCTTGGTTAAGATATTCGGTAAGCACTTGAAATAA
- a CDS encoding response regulator, with protein MKNVFERNAILCVDDEPIILITLKQELKKQFGDKFQYEIAMNGNEGLEVVDELVEAGVNVILILSDWLMPGLKGDEFLILIHAKYPNIRSILITGHVDESAAERVKREAGTYAVFSKPWDAAKLMEAVRICCNEN; from the coding sequence GTGAAAAATGTCTTTGAACGAAATGCAATATTATGCGTCGATGACGAGCCTATAATTCTTATCACTTTAAAACAAGAATTGAAAAAGCAATTCGGAGACAAATTCCAGTACGAAATCGCAATGAACGGAAACGAAGGTTTGGAAGTCGTAGACGAACTTGTGGAGGCAGGGGTAAATGTGATTCTTATTCTTTCGGACTGGCTTATGCCCGGACTTAAGGGGGATGAGTTCTTAATTTTGATTCACGCAAAGTATCCGAATATTCGCTCCATATTAATTACCGGGCATGTAGATGAGTCGGCTGCCGAACGAGTGAAGCGCGAGGCGGGTACGTACGCGGTATTTTCCAAACCTTGGGATGCAGCTAAATTGATGGAAGCAGTAAGAATTTGCTGTAACGAAAATTAA
- a CDS encoding PAS domain-containing protein encodes MNPILRWFEGIFALLPLPLLEVWGRFGYLIGFALMLSAYGGFTFRPGGRWGFGRERQTWDSQSLLSIAITFVLILITGPLGSLIVLVPGAQTFESLKDLSVFLCISLFGYPALIAVPFAYGLSDLMEGVPPDFLLDWLVGYFINPACFWVAYQLIGKDPDFKKLKTWSWYFLFVLIFMSIEPQLWGYLCSDKFTSEISYRNIFPALFFTTLITWIIAPFAMLGAFPLAKRYSLFWAEIPGHIKEKILGAKDWIWESGSSVLKPSDFFKDQGLPIRMFLVTPFIVLVLIMVGTTAYLTLRSSEETANKLAARLHQEISENINLQLDDFLAMTQNLSEFERRRGVGELLKNTNIAKVGRAFIVDRRGKLISSSKQTKSFLSELAVGESVEDPVIQNAVLKLTETFGNLEKLDVSIQSSFPIVTAKPLSSENWLMQATPYQDNSNTMNWIVITAMPEAYYLEGVRTGNSQSAMVFAVALALSLLIAAFLSSTVTAPISRISQATQAMAEGDLTQRVPSSRLEELGVLSSSFNHMSEQLQEFFHRTKASEGRSRDLVATTPGIVWEADAITFNFTFVSQQAERLLGYSVEDWKEPGFWADHIHPDDRERAVNYCVECTARLESHEFEYRFIAKDGRTVWLRDLVRVIAGDAKPKWLRGVMVDITERKIIEDKLLERNQFIESILDITPDILYIYDIIEMRNVYSNNGIQVVLGYSVEEIQEMGSKLLPMLIHPEDYQAYIDRIVPKYGAVGDKDLIEHQYRIRHKDGNWRWLTSRELIYRRNSDGSPKEIFGISYDITKSKQAEATILDLNANLEKRIEIRTDELKKSNENLIDAVQNLERTMNELKDAQGQLLLSEKLATLGQLAASMTHELNTPLGAIVSSNRAILDIIQDEIRSIPNLLSNLNEDDLKRFKIILDVGLNEASHSEEFPNRSLRKEVFRSLRESGIEDYESIANAVIETGLYRVKEDLPWLLKSENASKILQAVTSLSTIVRLSNVISIATGKASHVVEALKNYLNPGGEVQEDEISIVDVRSEIETILTLYHSKIKYGVEIVRNYDTDEKCIGNADKLNQVWINLLNNGLHSMDYRGKMEIIIEKRELWIVTSFIDSGAGIPKEIQDRIFEPFFTTKKHGEGVGLGLDICKKIIEKMGGKIEFESEPGRTKFSVWLKSANS; translated from the coding sequence ATGAATCCTATTCTGAGATGGTTTGAGGGAATTTTTGCGCTTTTACCCCTCCCATTACTCGAGGTTTGGGGTCGCTTCGGCTATTTAATCGGATTCGCTCTAATGCTTTCCGCCTATGGCGGTTTTACGTTTCGGCCTGGAGGCAGATGGGGATTCGGTCGAGAGCGACAAACTTGGGATTCCCAGTCGCTGTTAAGCATAGCAATAACCTTCGTTTTGATCCTCATAACGGGGCCTCTCGGTTCCTTGATTGTTTTAGTACCGGGGGCACAAACGTTCGAATCTCTAAAAGATCTTTCCGTTTTTCTATGTATTTCCCTTTTCGGATATCCTGCGCTAATTGCGGTTCCGTTCGCTTACGGACTTTCCGATCTGATGGAAGGAGTGCCGCCCGATTTTTTGTTGGATTGGTTGGTCGGTTACTTTATTAACCCAGCATGCTTTTGGGTCGCTTATCAATTAATCGGTAAGGATCCTGATTTTAAAAAACTTAAGACATGGAGTTGGTATTTCCTTTTCGTTTTAATCTTTATGAGTATCGAGCCGCAGCTTTGGGGGTATCTCTGTTCAGATAAATTCACCTCCGAGATTTCCTATCGAAATATCTTTCCGGCGTTGTTTTTTACTACGCTTATAACTTGGATAATCGCGCCGTTCGCGATGCTTGGGGCTTTTCCCCTAGCGAAAAGATATTCCCTTTTTTGGGCCGAAATTCCCGGTCATATCAAAGAAAAGATCCTGGGTGCGAAAGATTGGATTTGGGAAAGCGGAAGCTCTGTTTTAAAACCGAGCGACTTTTTTAAGGATCAGGGACTTCCGATCCGAATGTTTCTCGTGACTCCCTTTATCGTTTTGGTTCTCATTATGGTGGGAACGACTGCATACTTAACTTTGCGAAGTTCCGAAGAAACCGCTAATAAACTTGCCGCGCGTCTACATCAGGAAATATCCGAAAATATTAATTTACAATTAGATGATTTTCTGGCTATGACACAGAACTTGAGCGAATTCGAGAGGCGGCGCGGTGTCGGCGAACTACTTAAAAATACGAATATAGCGAAGGTAGGCCGGGCCTTCATCGTAGATCGTAGAGGGAAATTAATCTCGAGTTCAAAGCAAACGAAATCCTTTTTGTCCGAGCTTGCAGTCGGAGAGTCGGTCGAAGATCCGGTAATACAAAACGCGGTCCTAAAACTGACGGAAACCTTCGGAAATTTGGAAAAACTCGATGTCTCCATCCAATCCTCCTTTCCCATAGTAACCGCAAAACCTTTGTCGAGCGAGAATTGGTTGATGCAAGCCACTCCGTATCAGGACAACTCCAATACTATGAATTGGATCGTTATTACGGCTATGCCGGAGGCTTATTATTTGGAAGGAGTTCGAACGGGAAACAGTCAATCAGCGATGGTCTTTGCCGTCGCGCTAGCTCTTTCTCTGCTGATTGCAGCTTTCTTATCAAGTACTGTGACTGCTCCGATTAGCAGGATTTCTCAAGCCACGCAGGCAATGGCGGAAGGGGATTTGACTCAACGAGTACCCTCGAGTCGCTTGGAAGAATTAGGAGTTCTTTCCAGTTCGTTTAACCATATGTCGGAACAGCTTCAAGAATTCTTTCATCGGACTAAGGCTAGCGAAGGGCGATCCCGGGACTTAGTAGCTACGACTCCCGGAATTGTCTGGGAGGCGGATGCCATCACTTTCAACTTCACTTTCGTAAGCCAGCAGGCGGAACGGTTGCTCGGATATTCGGTGGAGGATTGGAAGGAGCCTGGTTTTTGGGCGGATCATATTCATCCCGATGATAGAGAACGTGCGGTAAATTACTGCGTTGAATGCACTGCACGTTTAGAGTCCCACGAATTCGAATATAGATTTATCGCTAAAGATGGCAGAACCGTTTGGCTTCGTGATTTGGTTCGAGTGATTGCCGGGGATGCAAAACCGAAATGGCTTCGGGGTGTGATGGTCGATATAACCGAAAGAAAAATCATTGAAGATAAACTGTTGGAAAGAAACCAATTTATCGAATCAATTTTGGATATAACGCCGGATATATTATATATTTATGATATAATTGAAATGAGGAACGTTTACTCCAACAACGGGATTCAGGTCGTATTGGGGTATTCCGTCGAAGAAATTCAGGAAATGGGAAGTAAACTCCTCCCAATGCTGATTCACCCGGAAGACTATCAAGCCTATATAGATCGTATCGTTCCGAAATATGGGGCAGTTGGAGATAAGGATTTAATCGAACATCAATACAGAATTCGTCATAAGGACGGGAATTGGAGATGGCTGACTTCGAGAGAATTAATATATAGAAGGAATTCGGACGGATCTCCTAAAGAAATATTCGGGATATCATACGATATAACTAAAAGTAAGCAAGCGGAAGCTACGATTTTGGATTTGAACGCGAATCTAGAGAAACGAATCGAGATTCGAACGGATGAATTAAAAAAATCGAACGAAAATCTAATAGATGCGGTTCAGAATCTTGAAAGAACTATGAATGAGCTGAAGGATGCGCAAGGACAACTGCTTCTGTCCGAGAAATTAGCCACCCTAGGACAGTTGGCGGCCAGTATGACCCACGAATTGAATACTCCGCTCGGTGCGATCGTTTCTTCCAATCGGGCCATACTTGATATTATTCAGGACGAAATAAGGAGCATACCTAATCTACTTTCGAATTTGAACGAGGACGATTTAAAAAGATTTAAGATCATTTTAGATGTCGGCCTAAATGAAGCTTCTCACTCGGAAGAATTTCCGAATCGATCTTTAAGAAAGGAAGTATTTCGTTCATTACGGGAATCGGGAATCGAAGATTATGAAAGTATTGCGAATGCCGTGATAGAAACAGGGTTGTATAGAGTCAAAGAAGATCTCCCTTGGCTGTTAAAGAGTGAAAACGCATCAAAGATTTTGCAAGCTGTCACTTCTCTATCTACGATCGTCAGGCTAAGTAACGTGATCTCCATCGCGACAGGAAAGGCTTCTCATGTAGTGGAAGCTTTAAAGAATTATTTGAATCCCGGTGGGGAAGTTCAGGAAGACGAAATTTCAATTGTAGACGTTAGATCGGAGATCGAAACGATTCTGACTCTGTATCATAGCAAAATTAAGTACGGAGTCGAAATCGTACGAAATTACGATACTGATGAAAAATGCATAGGCAATGCTGATAAACTAAACCAAGTCTGGATAAATTTATTGAATAATGGTTTGCATTCAATGGACTACAGAGGCAAAATGGAAATCATAATCGAAAAACGAGAGCTTTGGATTGTAACGTCATTTATCGATTCCGGCGCCGGAATTCCAAAAGAAATTCAAGATAGAATTTTTGAACCTTTCTTCACGACAAAAAAGCACGGCGAGGGTGTCGGCTTGGGTTTGGATATCTGCAAAAAGATCATCGAAAAGATGGGTGGAAAGATCGAATTTGAAAGCGAACCAGGGCGAACGAAATTTAGCGTTTGGCTAAAATCTGCTAATTCCTAG
- a CDS encoding DUF3089 domain-containing protein, whose product MKKLFSLIVILSIPSCLWLIRPSLSFQETIPTDIPNYENTKSWAAIPGKESRVFSTPLSSYNILKLDSLGVDVFFIHPTTYFGRTWNASMDDENVNERTDMESIRRQASVFNEVGRIFAPRYRQATIYSFLDATDGSKALDLAYSDVLKAFDTYLRLWNRGRPIIIASHSQGTRHAVRLLRERFAHKPLSEKLIVAYLIGGAVSLADTNGIPACGEKSQTRCFVSWRSFSRNAKVPVLPNDSSGPYICVNPLSWDLKEDFRSASENFGGIPLSFDRIDPEICGAVCEAGVLRVTEPNRSGYRQYWSDNYHVADYALFYFNIRRNAMERAVKFGIRNKIDSK is encoded by the coding sequence ATGAAGAAATTATTTTCGCTGATAGTAATCCTATCCATTCCATCTTGTCTTTGGTTAATTCGCCCTTCTTTATCTTTTCAAGAAACTATTCCCACGGATATTCCGAATTACGAGAACACAAAATCTTGGGCGGCGATTCCCGGAAAAGAGAGTCGAGTTTTTAGCACTCCATTATCTTCCTATAATATTCTAAAATTAGATTCCTTAGGAGTCGACGTCTTTTTTATTCATCCAACCACCTACTTCGGCCGGACTTGGAATGCGTCGATGGACGATGAAAACGTAAATGAGAGAACCGATATGGAATCGATTCGGAGACAAGCGAGCGTATTTAACGAGGTCGGTCGAATTTTTGCGCCCCGATATAGACAAGCTACTATATATTCGTTTTTAGACGCGACGGACGGAAGCAAAGCTCTTGATCTGGCTTATTCCGATGTCTTGAAAGCATTCGATACTTATCTAAGATTATGGAATCGGGGACGGCCCATCATAATCGCATCTCACAGCCAAGGAACGAGGCATGCAGTTCGGCTCTTGAGGGAAAGGTTCGCTCATAAGCCGCTTTCGGAAAAACTTATAGTTGCGTATTTAATCGGGGGTGCGGTTTCGCTTGCGGATACGAATGGGATTCCCGCTTGCGGAGAAAAATCCCAAACAAGATGCTTTGTTTCTTGGAGATCTTTTTCCAGAAACGCCAAAGTACCGGTTCTCCCAAACGATTCGTCGGGACCTTATATTTGCGTGAATCCTTTAAGTTGGGATTTAAAGGAGGATTTCAGATCGGCAAGTGAAAATTTCGGAGGAATTCCGCTATCATTTGACCGGATTGATCCGGAAATCTGCGGAGCTGTTTGTGAAGCGGGTGTTCTAAGAGTGACGGAACCGAATCGGAGCGGTTATAGACAGTATTGGAGCGATAACTATCACGTTGCAGATTACGCACTTTTCTATTTCAATATCAGGCGAAATGCGATGGAACGGGCAGTAAAATTCGGAATACGGAATAAAATCGATTCAAAATAA
- a CDS encoding ATP-binding response regulator, which yields MDGILDLRPGWNFDTQGMLGMDGVWEFYWQEFYSETKPPPSNGLQAGKFQELQPRYEPVPDAWNNYESGKFPGFGFASYRMRILTDKRIPDISIKMLEAATAYRLFVNGKLLLSNGNVGKTANTAKPLYRPAVSEPFTLEKDNEIIVEVSNFSHSKGGLWGRVFIGKHSELSFLRQRSIWFDLFMSGGLSVMGFYQLSLFAFLRRDRFNLYFGLLCLCAMVRMVLTGERFAFSVFPELDFNLSYRLELLSGYLEGIFFTLFLRSMFPDEVRKPATTTLVVGFITLSVIALFTELATYSRTLSLFSLLLVSGGLYFLYALGKAVKKDRPGAWIGLALFLGLFTILINDLLYANMIINTTYFVSYGISFFFIAQAFMVSRRFSYAYNLSEKLTDELRESNRRLVSLDKLKDEFLANTSHELRTPLQGIIGIADSVKRGAAGPLSRFLDRQMTMIIASGERLSALVNDILDFSKLKHKDLVLRRIPVDLHQSVEFTLGLNRVNVDESKLRLINAVPEDFPQLKADENRLQQILQNLIGNAIKFTENGDVTIEARLIDSHFAEVSVQDTGIGVKKEDQEKIFDFFEQADGGDARNVGGAGLGLAISKALVNLHGGEIGIESEDGRGARFYFTMPVSEPSVEPSDSKTVVKHYIKSDIGSVETNFTPDSYFLKANDDIRHEPVRILAVDDEPVNLEVIGNYLALCKMDCLAVRSGLEALDILANDNSFNVIILDVMMPKFSGLETAKEIRNNYTALELPILMLTAKNQDKDLVNALNAGANDYLLKPFNFEQLIRRVNNLLELANGQKNLIRKENEKRIAINTVRQKINIDLHDHLGGKLIDLKFLSEELLKSQVPDPALIQKINGNVNQSIQMLREQMLKIEDLGLVSENFFSGINLILLRRYSDAGRDLDFRCDEDLIKNFSTKPNENNLMELYGIVNEIANNDLKYGIGISEWSFTSKNHEIVMDMRSKSLYHLREHGTGRGTENLIQRSAKLEGRMEMALSDSGYQITLQVPLGKISEF from the coding sequence GGAATGGACGGGGTCTGGGAATTTTATTGGCAAGAATTCTATTCGGAAACAAAGCCCCCTCCTAGCAACGGACTTCAAGCAGGTAAATTTCAAGAATTGCAACCTCGGTACGAACCTGTCCCCGATGCCTGGAATAATTACGAATCCGGAAAATTTCCGGGATTCGGATTCGCCTCCTACCGTATGAGAATCCTGACGGATAAACGAATCCCGGACATCTCGATTAAAATGTTGGAGGCGGCCACGGCGTATCGACTGTTTGTGAACGGTAAGCTTTTGCTATCGAACGGCAATGTCGGTAAGACGGCTAATACTGCGAAACCGCTTTACCGTCCTGCCGTAAGCGAACCATTTACATTAGAGAAAGATAATGAAATAATAGTGGAAGTTTCCAATTTTTCGCATTCGAAAGGAGGACTTTGGGGCCGCGTTTTTATAGGAAAGCATTCCGAATTATCGTTTCTCAGACAAAGGAGTATCTGGTTCGATTTATTCATGAGCGGCGGTCTTTCCGTAATGGGATTCTATCAGTTGAGTCTTTTTGCATTCCTTAGGAGAGATCGATTCAATTTGTATTTCGGACTCCTATGTCTCTGCGCTATGGTTAGGATGGTTTTAACGGGCGAAAGATTCGCATTTTCCGTTTTTCCGGAACTTGACTTTAATCTTTCCTACCGCCTGGAACTTCTTTCCGGTTATTTAGAGGGTATTTTTTTCACGCTTTTTCTTCGTTCTATGTTCCCAGACGAAGTTCGGAAGCCTGCAACGACTACCTTAGTGGTCGGTTTTATAACGTTAAGCGTCATTGCGTTATTTACTGAACTGGCGACTTATTCCAGAACACTTTCTCTGTTCAGCTTGCTTTTGGTATCCGGAGGACTATATTTTCTCTATGCACTCGGTAAGGCTGTTAAGAAAGATCGCCCTGGTGCTTGGATCGGTTTAGCGCTCTTTCTCGGTTTATTCACGATTCTCATCAACGATCTTCTTTACGCTAATATGATAATCAATACGACGTACTTCGTCTCCTACGGCATTTCTTTCTTCTTTATCGCTCAAGCGTTCATGGTGTCTCGACGATTCTCTTATGCATACAATCTATCGGAGAAGCTTACCGATGAACTGCGAGAATCAAACCGACGATTGGTTTCTTTGGATAAGTTGAAAGACGAATTTTTAGCGAACACGTCGCACGAATTGCGTACTCCGCTGCAAGGCATTATCGGGATAGCGGATTCAGTAAAGAGAGGAGCTGCAGGGCCTCTATCTCGCTTTTTGGATAGACAGATGACCATGATAATCGCTAGCGGAGAGCGATTATCGGCGTTAGTGAATGATATTTTAGATTTTTCGAAATTAAAGCATAAGGATCTCGTGCTGAGACGCATACCAGTTGACCTCCATCAATCGGTGGAATTTACGTTGGGTCTAAATCGAGTAAATGTGGACGAGTCGAAACTCAGATTAATAAATGCCGTTCCTGAGGATTTTCCCCAACTAAAAGCCGATGAAAATAGATTGCAGCAGATTCTGCAAAATTTGATAGGTAACGCGATAAAGTTTACGGAGAACGGAGATGTCACGATCGAAGCCCGATTGATTGACTCTCATTTCGCCGAAGTCAGCGTGCAAGATACCGGAATCGGCGTAAAGAAAGAGGATCAAGAAAAGATATTCGATTTTTTCGAACAGGCCGATGGAGGTGATGCGCGGAATGTAGGGGGGGCCGGACTTGGGCTCGCAATCAGCAAAGCGCTAGTCAATCTCCATGGCGGAGAAATCGGAATCGAATCCGAAGATGGAAGGGGCGCTCGGTTTTATTTTACGATGCCCGTCAGTGAGCCTTCCGTCGAGCCGTCCGATTCTAAAACTGTCGTGAAACATTATATAAAAAGCGATATCGGTTCCGTGGAAACGAATTTTACTCCGGATTCCTATTTTTTAAAAGCGAACGACGATATCCGGCATGAACCGGTGAGAATTCTAGCGGTTGATGACGAGCCGGTAAACTTGGAAGTCATCGGCAACTATCTTGCCTTATGTAAAATGGATTGCTTAGCGGTACGAAGCGGGTTGGAAGCTCTTGATATTCTTGCAAACGATAATTCGTTTAACGTAATCATTCTAGACGTGATGATGCCTAAATTTTCCGGATTAGAAACCGCTAAAGAGATTAGAAATAATTATACCGCGCTCGAGTTGCCTATTTTGATGCTTACGGCTAAAAATCAAGATAAGGATTTGGTAAATGCGCTAAACGCAGGAGCAAACGATTATTTGCTTAAACCGTTCAACTTTGAGCAACTGATTCGGAGGGTAAATAACCTTCTTGAGCTTGCAAACGGCCAGAAGAATTTAATACGCAAGGAAAACGAAAAAAGAATCGCGATTAATACTGTTAGACAGAAAATTAATATCGATCTTCACGATCATCTTGGCGGAAAACTGATTGATTTGAAGTTCCTTTCCGAAGAGTTGTTGAAGTCGCAAGTTCCCGATCCCGCCCTGATTCAAAAAATCAACGGCAACGTAAATCAATCCATTCAGATGCTTCGGGAGCAGATGCTTAAAATAGAGGATTTAGGATTGGTATCGGAAAATTTCTTTTCCGGTATAAACCTCATATTGTTGAGAAGATATTCGGATGCGGGGAGAGATCTTGACTTTCGCTGCGATGAAGATTTGATCAAAAATTTTTCCACAAAACCGAATGAGAACAACTTGATGGAACTTTACGGAATCGTTAATGAGATAGCGAATAACGATCTAAAATACGGTATCGGAATTTCCGAATGGAGTTTTACGTCGAAAAATCATGAAATCGTTATGGATATGAGATCGAAATCGTTGTATCATTTAAGGGAGCATGGAACCGGACGCGGAACCGAGAATCTAATCCAGAGGTCGGCTAAGCTGGAAGGCAGAATGGAAATGGCTCTCTCGGATAGCGGTTACCAAATTACTTTACAAGTGCCCCTCGGAAAAATTTCGGAATTTTAA